A single region of the Epinephelus moara isolate mb chromosome 12, YSFRI_EMoa_1.0, whole genome shotgun sequence genome encodes:
- the LOC126398878 gene encoding uncharacterized protein LOC126398878 translates to MRKMWDCRTVIAEIREAFKDRIPVDVSIELLMACGNKLVSPKLREGQELNAFMIHKVFKSKAVYIRPSSNLPFPFDSTDSEDSCVEVDTTSASSDHRTTTASETSNCMTTRARGNQIASTQQISSYPCTRRARANQPSATQQATSDTMARANQPSATQQATSDTMARANQPSATQQATSVIDLDSVATVNQTPSASNDDYAAYLSIMGSISDLSSDDDDELNQAIMASLESHA, encoded by the exons ATGAGGAAAATGTGGGACTGCAGGACGGTCATTGCAGAGATAAGAGAAGCATTCAAGGACAGAATTCCTGTGGATGTCAG tattGAACTTTTGATGGCCTGTGGAAACAAACTGGTTTCCCCAAAGTTGCGTGAAGGCCAGGAACTGAATGCCTTTATGATTCACAAGGTATTCAAATCAAAGGCGGTGTACATTAGGCCATCAAGCAATCTTCCATTTCCG tttgaCAGCACAGATTCAGAGGACAGTTGTGTGGAGGTTGACACTACATCAGCTTCTAGTGACCACAGAACTACCACTGCCAGTGAGACCAGTAACTGTATGACTACAAGGGCCAGGGGAAACCAAATTGCATCAACACAGCAGATTTCTAGTTATCCTTGCACAAGAAGGGCCAGAGCTAACCAGCCCTCTGCAACGCAGCAAGCGACCAGTGATACCATGGCCAGAGCTAACCAGCCCTCTGCAACGCAGCAAGCGACCAGTGATACCATGGCCAGAGCTAACCAGCCCTCTGCAACGCAGCAAGCGACCAGTGTCATTGACTTAGATAGTGTTGCCACAGTGAACCAGACTCCATCAGCTAGCAATGACGACTATGCTGCCTACCTTTCGATCATGGGTTCCATCTCCGACCTTTCTTCTGATGATGACGACGAATTAAACCAGGCTATAATGGCCAGTCTTGAGAGTCATGCGTAA